CGCCATCGCAACCTTGCATTCCTTTTTTGAGACACTCAACATCTCGAACATCGCCCTCGAATCGCTCCCATGACAATCCATCGATTCGGGAAGTATCGCTGGTAGGACGAACCAAACAACGAACAGAGTAATCTTGGTCCAATAATTGGCGCACAACACTGGAACCAATGAACCCATGACCACCGGTAACAAATACCCGCATGACAATCTCCAAGGAATTGAGCGAGGTCTTAGCGACCCCGAATTTATGACAGCTTATTTATCAAGTGACGGGGCAAAGGCCGCACCGCCTAACTGATAGACTATTTGTGACGGTATACGATTCGACCACGGGTCAGATCGTAAGGAGACAATGCAACCACGACGCGGTCACCAGGCATAATACGGATGCGAAACTTTCGCATCTTTCCTGAAGTATGAGCCAAAGCCATGTGGCCGTTGCCAAGATCAACGCGAAATGTTGCGTTCCGAAGCTGCTCTATAACATGCCCTTCAACTTCAATTGCGTCTTCACTGGATCCTGACTGCTCTTCTTCAGCATTGTTGCCTTCGTCTTTGGCCATAATACTCGCCTTCTTTATCTCGGGTTTCGCCCGGACATTATTCACATAACCCAAGGGTCATCGTTTCTGCGCTCTTGATAACGCATTTAGCGGCCAACGCAAACATGTATTGCCGCCGTCCATCTCTTTGGAAGGCCGGTCTATAGGGGATACAACCAATTGTCCACCGCCTCAGTTGGCATGTTTATGAACAAATCTTGGACCATCACGTAGCCGCGTCACTCGCGATAAGAAAGCTTAGCGCTGCCCACTGCCCCGCTCGCACAATTATCCAACGAGAGGCATAAACCCTCGTAATCAAATGTTCTTTTAAAGTAAGAGGTCCGGTACCGGCTCACTTGGTGGTTTTTACCTTCTTCGGCTCTCGGCAGCTTTCGGCGAAATCAAAGGCAGCTGCCAAATCCAGGTTAAGTCAGGTTTAGGTTAGACAATCTGCTGAACCGCATCACTTGAACAGCTATCAATCCCGCGAGAGCCATGTGACAACACGTGAGTGCCTAACCAAGTATACGGTCAGTTAAGGTCGTCTGAATTTTGGAATGATTAAGATTTACGGCTGAATAAACGAGCGAGTCTTCCGAGAGTCTTCTTCTCGTAAGCCCAAAAGAAGCTAAATTGCCCGAGCAGCAGAGCGTAAACCAGGAGTAGGACCTGATAAATCGGGAAGATCGCCAAGATGTAGACGGTCCACTTGACCCACGTGCTGGTTTCTTGAGTTAAACCAATGAGTTGAAAGAATGGTTCTTTGACTACAACAACGCTCATGCCGGTCAGACTGAATACCAAGAGCACCATTAAGACCTGAAAAACACT
This genomic interval from Deltaproteobacteria bacterium contains the following:
- the infA gene encoding translation initiation factor IF-1 translates to MAKDEGNNAEEEQSGSSEDAIEVEGHVIEQLRNATFRVDLGNGHMALAHTSGKMRKFRIRIMPGDRVVVALSPYDLTRGRIVYRHK